Proteins from a single region of Gasterosteus aculeatus chromosome Y, fGasAcu3.hap1.1, whole genome shotgun sequence:
- the LOC120812578 gene encoding uncharacterized protein LOC120812578 isoform X1, which yields MRSLKHLKHHSRTNVKEQGSRLVRTYPKMTEGHMDVGTQTEPVVKEQGSRLVRTYPKMTEGHMDVGTQTEPVVVLSLAQAAVLGLISQNEIFGATIAPNGFYTGEPRECAPPPPESMEYEYADQLIGANGDYLAEPAGETEPQPHCSERRRPGPRGRTKRPRSTKGHAHRVASPQAQVKGERLESDTPSSCIHTNTRRSPKSADPVPQVGSLKEERACGDCLSCVRETPGPPADGQPGEEGEDYTGKEGQKKGENIVVGEEELEEALNLKTGGDVGSPLESRFYESNEGPYQSTDMALPGEYEENGQAMVWSDPEGLARRMQIDRLDINVQIDESYCVDVGEGLKRWKCRMCEKSYTSKYNLVTHILGHNGIKPHECLHCGKLFKQPSHLQTHLLTHQGTRPHKCTVCEKAFTQTSHLKRHMLQHSDVKPYSCCFCGRGFAYPSELRTHENKHESGQCHVCTQCGLEFPTYAHLKRHLASHQGPTTYQCTECNKSFAYRSQLQNHLMKHQNVRPYVCPECSMEFVQIHHLRQHALTHKGMKEFKCDVCAREFTLSANLKRHMLIHASMRPFQCHVCFKTFVQKQTLKTHMIVHLPVKPFKCKVCGKSFNRMYNLLGHMHLHAGSKPFKCPYCTSKFNLKGNLSRHMKVKHGIMDTSIDGHEPPKDTEGQEDYEEESFEFSERENRANNNNTPDIAKLSQMEYYSTYGKSTGHFSTA from the exons ATGAGATCACTGAAACACCTAAAACATCACTCCAGGACCAATGTG AAGGAGCAGGGCAGCCGTTTGGTGCGGACGTACCCCAAGATGACCGAGGGCCACATGGACGTGGGCACGCAGACGGAGCCCGTGGTG AAGGAGCAGGGCAGCCGTTTGGTGCGGACGTACCCCAAGATGACCGAGGGCCACATGGACGTGGGCACGCAGACGGAGCCCGTGGTGGTGCTGTCTCTGGCTCAGGCCGCCGTTCTGGGCCTCATCTCCCAGAATGAAATCTTTGGGGCCACCATTGCTCCTAATGGCTTTTACACTGGGGAGCCCAGGGAGTGtgcgcctcctccacctgaaTCAATGGAGTATGAGTACGCAGATCAGCTAATTGGGGCCAACGGGGACTACCTGGCTGAGCCTGCTGGCGAGACGGAGCCTCAGCCCCACTGCAGCGAGAGAAGGAGGCCCGGCCCCCGTGGGAGGACCAAGAGGCCCAGAAGCACGAAGGGTCACGCACACAGAGTAGCAAGTCCACAGGCTCAGGTTAAAGGTGAACGGCTCGAGTCTGATACCCCTTCTTCCTGCATTCACACGAACACCAGGCGGAGTCCCAAGTCTGCGGATCCCGTCCCCCAAGTGGGGTCTCTGAAAGAGGAGCGAGCCTGCGGAGACTGTCTctcgtgtgtgagagagacaccgGGGCCGCCGGCAGACGGACagccaggagaggagggagaagactaCACTGGCAAAGAAGGACAGAAGAAAGGGGAAAACATAGTCGTGGGAGAGGAGGAATTGGAAGAGGCGCTAAACCTCAAGACCGGCGGGGACGTTGGCAGTCCTCTGGAGAGCCGCTTTTATGAGTCCAACGAGGGGCCCTACCAGTCCACCGACATGGCCCTGCCAGGGGAGTATGAGGAGAACGGCCAGGCCATGGTGTGGTCGGACCCGGAGGGTCTCGCCCGGCGAATGCAGATCGACCGGCTGGACATCAACGTGCAGATCGACGAGTCCTACTGCGTCGATGTGGGGGAGGGTCTGAAACGCTGGAAGTGCCGCATGTGTGAAAAGTCCTACACGTCCAAATACAACCTCGTCACTCACATCCTGGGCCACAACGGAATTAAGCCCCACGAATGTCTGCACTGCGGAAAGCTCTTCAAGCAGCCGAGCCACCTCCAAACCCACCTGCTCACCCACCAGGGAACCAGACCTCACAAGTGTACGGTTTGCGAAAAGGCCTTCACGCAGACCAGCCACCTGAAGAGGCACATGCTGCAGCACTCGGACGTCAAGCCATACAGTTGCTGCTTCTGCGGACGCGGCTTCGCCTACCCCAGCGAGCTGAGGACCCACGAGAACAAACACGAGAGCGGCCAGTGCCACGTCTGCACGCAGTGCGGCCTGGAGTTCCCGACCTACGCGCACCTGAAGCGCCACCTGGCCAGCCACCAGGGCCCGACCACTTACCAGTGCACGGAGTGCAACAAGTCCTTTGCCTACCGGAGCCAGCTGCAAAACCACTTGATGAAGCATCAGAACGTGCGGCCTTACGTCTGCCCCGAGTGCAGCATGGAGTTCGTCCAGATCCACCACCTCCGACAGCACGCCCTCACCCACAAG GGCATGAAAGAATTCAAGTGTGACGTGTGTGCCAGAGAGTTCACGCTGTCTGCCAACCTTAAGAGACACATGTTGATCCATGCCAGCATGAGGCCGTTCCAGTGCCACGTCTGTTTCAAGACGTTTGTGCAGAAGCAGACGCTCAAAACGCACATGATTGTCCATCTGCCCGTCAAGCCTTTCAAATGCAAG GTGTGCGGAAAGTCATTTAACAGAATGTATAACCTCCTCGGCCACATGCATCTCCATGCCGGCAGCAAGCCCTTCAAGTGCCCGTACTGCACCAGCAAGTTCAACCTGAAGGGCAACCTCAGCCGACACATGAAGGTCAAGCACGGCATCATGGACACCTCGATAGACGGACACG AACCCCCCAAAGACACAGAGGGCCAGGAGGACTACGAAGAGGAGAGCTTTGAATTCAGTGAGCGAGAAAACcgagctaacaacaacaacaccccgGACATTGCTAAACTATCTCAAATGGAGTATTACAGCACCTATGGAAAGAGCACAGGGCACTTCAGTACTGCatga
- the LOC120812578 gene encoding uncharacterized protein LOC120812578 isoform X2: MTEGHMDVGTQTEPVVKEQGSRLVRTYPKMTEGHMDVGTQTEPVVVLSLAQAAVLGLISQNEIFGATIAPNGFYTGEPRECAPPPPESMEYEYADQLIGANGDYLAEPAGETEPQPHCSERRRPGPRGRTKRPRSTKGHAHRVASPQAQVKGERLESDTPSSCIHTNTRRSPKSADPVPQVGSLKEERACGDCLSCVRETPGPPADGQPGEEGEDYTGKEGQKKGENIVVGEEELEEALNLKTGGDVGSPLESRFYESNEGPYQSTDMALPGEYEENGQAMVWSDPEGLARRMQIDRLDINVQIDESYCVDVGEGLKRWKCRMCEKSYTSKYNLVTHILGHNGIKPHECLHCGKLFKQPSHLQTHLLTHQGTRPHKCTVCEKAFTQTSHLKRHMLQHSDVKPYSCCFCGRGFAYPSELRTHENKHESGQCHVCTQCGLEFPTYAHLKRHLASHQGPTTYQCTECNKSFAYRSQLQNHLMKHQNVRPYVCPECSMEFVQIHHLRQHALTHKGMKEFKCDVCAREFTLSANLKRHMLIHASMRPFQCHVCFKTFVQKQTLKTHMIVHLPVKPFKCKVCGKSFNRMYNLLGHMHLHAGSKPFKCPYCTSKFNLKGNLSRHMKVKHGIMDTSIDGHEPPKDTEGQEDYEEESFEFSERENRANNNNTPDIAKLSQMEYYSTYGKSTGHFSTA; this comes from the exons ATGACCGAGGGCCACATGGACGTGGGCACGCAGACGGAGCCCGTGGTG AAGGAGCAGGGCAGCCGTTTGGTGCGGACGTACCCCAAGATGACCGAGGGCCACATGGACGTGGGCACGCAGACGGAGCCCGTGGTGGTGCTGTCTCTGGCTCAGGCCGCCGTTCTGGGCCTCATCTCCCAGAATGAAATCTTTGGGGCCACCATTGCTCCTAATGGCTTTTACACTGGGGAGCCCAGGGAGTGtgcgcctcctccacctgaaTCAATGGAGTATGAGTACGCAGATCAGCTAATTGGGGCCAACGGGGACTACCTGGCTGAGCCTGCTGGCGAGACGGAGCCTCAGCCCCACTGCAGCGAGAGAAGGAGGCCCGGCCCCCGTGGGAGGACCAAGAGGCCCAGAAGCACGAAGGGTCACGCACACAGAGTAGCAAGTCCACAGGCTCAGGTTAAAGGTGAACGGCTCGAGTCTGATACCCCTTCTTCCTGCATTCACACGAACACCAGGCGGAGTCCCAAGTCTGCGGATCCCGTCCCCCAAGTGGGGTCTCTGAAAGAGGAGCGAGCCTGCGGAGACTGTCTctcgtgtgtgagagagacaccgGGGCCGCCGGCAGACGGACagccaggagaggagggagaagactaCACTGGCAAAGAAGGACAGAAGAAAGGGGAAAACATAGTCGTGGGAGAGGAGGAATTGGAAGAGGCGCTAAACCTCAAGACCGGCGGGGACGTTGGCAGTCCTCTGGAGAGCCGCTTTTATGAGTCCAACGAGGGGCCCTACCAGTCCACCGACATGGCCCTGCCAGGGGAGTATGAGGAGAACGGCCAGGCCATGGTGTGGTCGGACCCGGAGGGTCTCGCCCGGCGAATGCAGATCGACCGGCTGGACATCAACGTGCAGATCGACGAGTCCTACTGCGTCGATGTGGGGGAGGGTCTGAAACGCTGGAAGTGCCGCATGTGTGAAAAGTCCTACACGTCCAAATACAACCTCGTCACTCACATCCTGGGCCACAACGGAATTAAGCCCCACGAATGTCTGCACTGCGGAAAGCTCTTCAAGCAGCCGAGCCACCTCCAAACCCACCTGCTCACCCACCAGGGAACCAGACCTCACAAGTGTACGGTTTGCGAAAAGGCCTTCACGCAGACCAGCCACCTGAAGAGGCACATGCTGCAGCACTCGGACGTCAAGCCATACAGTTGCTGCTTCTGCGGACGCGGCTTCGCCTACCCCAGCGAGCTGAGGACCCACGAGAACAAACACGAGAGCGGCCAGTGCCACGTCTGCACGCAGTGCGGCCTGGAGTTCCCGACCTACGCGCACCTGAAGCGCCACCTGGCCAGCCACCAGGGCCCGACCACTTACCAGTGCACGGAGTGCAACAAGTCCTTTGCCTACCGGAGCCAGCTGCAAAACCACTTGATGAAGCATCAGAACGTGCGGCCTTACGTCTGCCCCGAGTGCAGCATGGAGTTCGTCCAGATCCACCACCTCCGACAGCACGCCCTCACCCACAAG GGCATGAAAGAATTCAAGTGTGACGTGTGTGCCAGAGAGTTCACGCTGTCTGCCAACCTTAAGAGACACATGTTGATCCATGCCAGCATGAGGCCGTTCCAGTGCCACGTCTGTTTCAAGACGTTTGTGCAGAAGCAGACGCTCAAAACGCACATGATTGTCCATCTGCCCGTCAAGCCTTTCAAATGCAAG GTGTGCGGAAAGTCATTTAACAGAATGTATAACCTCCTCGGCCACATGCATCTCCATGCCGGCAGCAAGCCCTTCAAGTGCCCGTACTGCACCAGCAAGTTCAACCTGAAGGGCAACCTCAGCCGACACATGAAGGTCAAGCACGGCATCATGGACACCTCGATAGACGGACACG AACCCCCCAAAGACACAGAGGGCCAGGAGGACTACGAAGAGGAGAGCTTTGAATTCAGTGAGCGAGAAAACcgagctaacaacaacaacaccccgGACATTGCTAAACTATCTCAAATGGAGTATTACAGCACCTATGGAAAGAGCACAGGGCACTTCAGTACTGCatga
- the LOC120812579 gene encoding isocitrate dehydrogenase [NADP], mitochondrial, translated as MAGYLKVLSSLSRSAAAFSRTPAVLAPASNCQTSQQRNYADKRIKVAQPVVEMDGDEMTRIIWEFIKEKIILNNVAVELKYYDLGLPYRDQTDDQVTIDSALATLKYNVAVKCATITPDEERVTEFSLKKMWKSPNGTIRNILGGTVFREPIICKNIPKLVSGWTQPITIGRHAFGDQYRATDFVVDRPGKFKMIFSPTDGSAAKEWEVYDFPAGGCGMGMYNTNESITGFAHSCFQYAIGKKWPLYMSTKNTILKAYDGRFKDIFQDIFEKHYKPEFDKLKIWYEHRLIDDMVAQVLKSSGAFVWACKNYDGDVQSDILAQGFGSLGLMTSVLVCPDGKTIEAEAAHGTVTRHYREHQKGRSTSTNPIASIFAWTRGLEHRGKLDGNPDLIKFSQTLERVCVETVERGTMTKDLAGCIHGLTNVKLNEHYVNTTDFLDAIKTNLDKALGK; from the exons ATGGCTGGATATCTGAAAGTCCTCAGCTCACTTTCGAGGTCCGCCGCTGCCTTTTCCAGGACCCCCGCGGTGCTCGCGCCGGCTTCAAATTGCCAGACCTCGCAACAAAGAAACT ATGCCGACAAGCGCATCAAAGTGGCCCAGCCGGTGGTGGAGATGGACGGAGACGAGATGACCAGGATCATCTGGGAGTTCATCAAAGAGAAG ATCATTCTGAACAATGTTGCTGTTGAGCTGAAGTATTATGACCTGGGTCTGCCGTATCGTGACCAGACTGATGACCAGGTTACCATCGACTCCGCGCTAGCCACCTTGAAGTACAACGTGGCAGTTAAATGTGCCACCATCACACCCGACGAGGAACGAGTGACAG AGTTCAGCCTGAAGAAGATGTGGAAGAGCCCCAACGGTACCATCAGAAACATCCTGGGTGGCACCGTCTTCCGTGAGCCAATCATCTGCAAGAACATTCCCAAGCTTGTCTCAGGCTGGACGCAGCCCATCACCATCGGCAGACACGCCTTCGGTGATCAG TACAGAGCAACAGACTTTGTTGTGGACCGGCCCGGAAAATTCAAGATGATCTTCTCACCCACCGATGGGAGCGCAGCCAAGGAGTGGGAGGTCTATGACTTCCCTGCTGGTGGCTGTGGGATGGGCATGTACAATACCAACGAG TCTATCACAGGCTTTGCCCACAGCTGCTTCCAGTACGCTATCGGCAAGAAGTGGCCCCTGTACATGAGCACAAAGAACACCATTCTTAAAGCCTATGATGGCAGATTTAAAGACATCTTCCAGGATATCTTCGAAAA GCACTACAAGCCCGAGTTTGACAAGCTGAAGATCTGGTATGAGCACAGGCTCATCGATGACATGGTTGCCCAAGTGCTCAAGTCTTCTGGAGCCTTTGTGTGGGCTTGCAAGAACTACGACGGAGATGTTCAGTCCGACATCCTCGCACAAG GTTTTGGCTCTCTGGGATTGATGACTTCAGTTCTCGTGTGCCCTGACGGCAAGACTATCGAGGCTGAAGCCGCCCACGGCACCGTGACCAGGCACTATCGCGAGCACCAGAAG GGAAGATCGACCAGCACCAACCCCATTGCCAGTATTTTTGCCTGGACGAGAGGCCTGGAGCATCGTGGCAAACTTGACGGCAACCCAGACCTTATCAA GTTCTCCCAGACTCTGGAGAGGGTGTGTGTCGAGACGGTCGAGAGGGGTACGATGACCAAGGATCTTGCAGGCTGCATTCATGGCCTGACAAA TGTCAAGCTGAACGAGCACTACGTCAATACCACAGACTTCCTTGACGCCATCAAGACAAATCTGGATAAAGCCCTCGGCAAGTAA
- the LOC120812179 gene encoding LOW QUALITY PROTEIN: ankyrin repeat domain-containing protein 34C-like (The sequence of the model RefSeq protein was modified relative to this genomic sequence to represent the inferred CDS: inserted 1 base in 1 codon), giving the protein MADILELRTDGNSLLKAVWLRRLRLTRLLLEGGAYINESNERGETPLMVACMSTHTDQQSVSKSKLVKYLLDNQADPNIQDKAGKTALMQACIHKAGHEVVDHLLSNGADPSLEDRSGASALVYAINADNKETLKLLLDACKAKGKEVIIITTDKLPSGTKTTKQYLNVPPSPELDAYCTSPSDINVTASPTPEQEQQNTVFSFQTKLKTSNSAAKLANGLTSPARWLANPKRARLPQLKRLQSEPWGLIAPSVLAAXAYEESKKASSEDNVAAGVNGLCLNKRSALSRQSSVDGKDSFFPLVPEQPCKITTSISVPPTSKASYERSPGQHQPLVRRSTVPTEQEGSSGTAGHASLRDTVHRRHLETDHYDSDSQLYSGSATLDSPKVPVERRKLNTSPLAMLTSSRESLDSNGSTSSPSTAHRRATGLLERRGSGTLLLDHISHTRPGDLPPLNFNPNPPIPDIGASSKPSSPLATGIRSIAPVAPNTPKRGGLKSKKKLVRRHSMQVEQMKQLSDFEAEGSTHTHKILLSGRCKS; this is encoded by the exons ATGGCAGATATACTGGAGCTGCGGACGGATGGAAATTCACTCCTGAAGGCGGTGTGGCTCAGACGCTTGAGACTCACCAGGCTCCTGTTGGAAGGAGGAGCGTATATTAATGAGAGCAACGAACGTGGAGAGACACCACTCATGGTGGCCTGCATGTCCACACACACCGACCAGCAGAGCGTGAGCAAGTCGAAGCTGGTGAAATACCTGCTGGACAACCAGGCAGACCCCAACATACAGGACAAAGCCGGTAAGACCGCTCTAATGCAAGCCTGCATTCACAAGGCTGGACATGAGGTGGTGGACCACCTGCTGAGCAACGGAGCTGATCCCAGTCTGGAGGACAGGAGCGGGGCCTCAGCGCTGGTCTATGCCATCAACGCAGATAACAAGGAGACGCTCAAACTGCTCTTGGACGCCTGCAAAGCGAAAGGCAAGGAGGTAATCATAATCACCACGGACAAGTTACCCTCTGGCACCAAAACGACCAAACAGTACCTAAATGTCCCCCCATCACCAGAGCTGGATGCATACTGCACCTCTCCGTCTGACATCAATGTCACTGCGTCGCCCACACCTGAGCAAGAGCAGCAAAACACAGTTTTCAGTTTCCAGACCAAGCTGAAAACCTCCAATTCAGCTGCTAAGCTCGCCAACGGGCTGACCTCTCCGGCACGCTGGCTGGCGAACCCCAAACGCGCCCGTTTGCCTCAGCTGAAGAGGCTGCAGTCAGAGCCCTGGGGCCTGATTGCTCCCTCAGTCCTGGCGG GCGCCTACGAGGAGAGTAAAAAAGCCAGCTCAGAAGACAACGTCGCAGCAGGGGTTAACGGACTCTGTCTGAATAAGAGGTCAGCTTTATCTAGACAGAGCAGTGTGGACGGAAAGGACAGTTTTTTTCCGCTGGTGCCTGAACAACCCTGCAAAATCACAACCTCAATATCAGTTCCTCCAACGTCCAAAGCCTCATATGAGAGATCTCCAGGCCAGCACCAGCCGCTGGTGCGACGCAGCACTGTGCCCACGGAGCAGGAGGGCAGCAGTGGCACCGCTGGACATGCCAGTTTGAGAGACACGGTGCACAGGAGACACCTGGAGACCGATCACTATGACTCGGACTCCCAGCTCTACTCAGGCTCCGCCACGCTAGACTCCCCTAAGGTCCCGGTGGAACGAAGGAAACTGAACACTTCTCCGCTTGCGATGCTAACCAGCTCCAGAGAGTCTCTAGACAGCAACGGCAGCACGTCCTCGCCCAGCACGGCACACAGACGCGCAACGGGCCTCCTGGAGAGGAGGGGCTCGGGCACGCTGTTGCTGGACCACATCTCCCACACCAGGCCCGGCGATCTGCCCCCTCTCAACTTCAACCCAAACCCGCCCATCCCTGACATTGGGGCTAGTAGCAAGCCTTCCTCACCCCTAGCCACGGGTATCAGATCTATAGCTCCAGTAGCACCGAACACACCAAAGAGAGGTGGCCTCAAGTCCAAGAAAAAACTTGTGAGAAGGCACTCTATGCAAGTGGAGCAGATGAAGCAGCTTTCTGATtttgaagctgagggtagcacacacacacacaagatcctcctcagtggccggtgcaaatcataa